The window ACAATGCCTGCCTCAAATGTTTCTATCGGCATATAGTCGAAAAAGGCCTTTTTGTTTTCTGCTAAATTTTTTGCCATTATCTTATGGTATCATAAATGGGCAAAATATTAAGGGGACAGCGTTTTATTTCAAGCTTATTTAAGGTAGAATTATAGAATAATAACTAGAAAAGGTCGGCAAAAAAACAATTATTAATCATTGATTATTTGCCCGCCTCGGGCGGGTTAATTATTAAGAGATTCAACATGGAAGATACAAAACAATTTTTTCATAACAAACATCCTAAAGGGATTTTCAAGGCAGTTTTAGTCCTGCTCCTGCTCGCCTTGACTGTTTTTGTGTGTGTAGAAATTTCCAATAAAATAAAAATAGGCAGATATATTGGTCAGGATGTGGTTTCAAGGAATACCATCTCCGTTAGTGGAACAGGCGAAGTATATGCTAAGCCGGACTTGGCAATTACGAGTTTCACCGTGAAAACAGAAGCTAAAACAGTAGAGGGTGCGATGTCGGACAATACCGAGAAAATGAATGCTGTTATTAGTGCGATGAAAGGCGCTGGAGTTGAAGACAAGGATTTAAAGACAACTAATTTTAGGATTTCCCCTCGCTATGAATACAGAACTGATTACAGCGTTGAATCATTATCATTGCCAAGGCCACAGACAAGGGTTTTGGTTGGATATGATGTAACCCAGTCGCTTGAGGTTAAAATAAGGGATATGGCGAAAATTGGAGACATTATCCAGAAAGCGGTTTCTGCTGGAGCCAATCAGGCAGGCGGGCTTCAATTTACTTTTGATGACCCAGATGGTTTGAAGAATCAAGCAAGAGAAGAAGCGATTAATGAGGCAAAAGATAAAGCAGAGTTATTGGCGAAACAGCTTGGCGTGAGATTGTCCAAGATTACCAATTTTAGCGAAGGTGGCTATTATCCGCCGATTTATTATGATAGCGCGATAAGCGCCAAAGCAATGAGCGTAGAAGAATCTGTACCGCAGATAGAAACAGGGGAGAACAAAATCTCGGTAAATGTGACTATTACTTACGAGATAAATTAAGTTCTATCAGTGTCGCTCTATTAGTTTGTTATGGTTTGTTGGGGTTTGACCCCAATATTGCCAAAATTACGAGGCCGGGCCTCGTAATTTTCGTGAAACGCAGAAACCCTTACCAGATATGAAGATTCTCACAACGAGGCCGGGCCTCGTAATTTTTAGGGGAAAGTTATCCACAGGGGGAAGGGGTTAAATATGGAAAAAGGTTGACAAGGGTTAAGCAGGAGGATTATACTAAAGGTAGGATAATTAACTCTAAAAATATGTACAATAAAGGCGTTAAAAGCGGGAATAATGGCGATTCGCAAGGGAGAGCTCTTGGCTCTGGTGGCTATGGCGGTGGCACAGGCGGATATGTTGTTGCTAAAGGACTTACGGCAGGATATGTTGGGGAAAAAGATGAGGGACGAGCTGAAACTGCTGTTTTTAGAGGAGATCATTCGGGCAGAGGAGACGTTTCGTTTTGAGTAGGATTTAAAATAATAAAAGACATTTTTGAAATTAGATAAAACGCTTTTTAAGCGTTTTGTTTTTGTTTGAATGTCCATTGCGAATGTTTAGAGGTTGAACCTCTAAACATTCTGAAATCTTAGCAACGAGACCCGTCCTCTTTATGAGGACGGGTCTCGTTGTAGTCGTAACTTTTGCTCATATTTGGAATATGAGATAAAATTAAATATATGAAAGAATGTATGAGAAAATGTATGAAGAATTGTTTCGTAGTCAATTTGAAGGGAGAGAAAGAACCATTTTCTTTGGCAAAGGTTTTTAGAAGCGCCCAGCAATCAGGTGCTTCAAAGGACTTGGCGCAAAAAATTGCTATTGAAATAGAGAGGAACATTTATTCGGGTATAAAAACCAGCGAGATTTTTAAGCAAGTCAATCAACTTCTCAAAAAAGAGGACAAGCAATCAAGCTTGAGATTCAGCTTAAGAGAGGCAATGAGAAAATTAGGCCCAAGCGGGTTTCCTTTTGAAAAATATATAGACGATATTTTTTCCGCTCATGGATATGAGGTATCGCTGAACCGGAAAATTAAAGGAAAATTCGCAATGCACGAAATTGATTTCCTGGCGAGAAATGAGAAAGTCCTGTATGTTGGAGAATGTAAATATCGTATTTCTCCCGGAGAAAGAATCGATTTGGCGATATTATTGGCGTTCTACGCCAAATTTTTAGACCTTAAAAACAGCAATTATTTTAATTTGCCGAAAAGCATCGCTTTATTACCGATTATGGTTACCAATGCAAAATTCAGTTCACAGGCAGTTAGATATGCTAATGGCGTTGGGATAGAACTTTTAGGATGGAAGCATCCTCTGAACAAAGGACTGGAATATATGATTGAGGCGGAACAACTCTATCCAATTACGATTTTGCCTTCATTCAAGGGGTATTTAATGGAATCATGTTCGCGAGCGAAAATAATGTTGGCAAGAGATGTTTTAGCAGAAAGCCCGGAACAAATCGCCAGAATTATAGGCATTGAAAAGAATAGAATTTTGCCATTGGTCAATGATGCCAAGACTTTATTGGGTTAGCCAAGAAAAGAATTAGATACCGCTTTTATGCGGTTTTTGGTTTTACAAAACCATATTTTAAGGTTAAACTGGAAAAATATGGATAAAGAGAAATTAGCAGGCCTTATCAAAAAGGCGATTTTAATAGCTCAAAAAGAAGGAAAGCTTCCTGATTTTAATATTCCGGAAATCTTGATAAATTATTCTGAAAAACAGGAATATGGGGATTATAATACAGCGATAGCATTTTCCATTGCCAAACAAATTAACCAGACCCCAGAAATAGTGGCAAAAATTTTGGCAGATTATCTGGCGCAGGAAGAAGAAACAAAATCCGCAAAAGCAAAAGAAGGTTTTGTGAATTTTTATTTTTCAGATAAAGAGATGCAAGATTCTTTGAATATTATTTTAAGACAGAAAGATAAATACGGCTCCAGCAAAAAAGGAAAAGGCAAGGTAATGGTGATAGATTATTCTGCTCCTAATATTGCTAAGCCATTTGGAGTCGGTCATCTCCGCTCTACAATCATTGGACAGGCGATATATAATTTGTATAAATTTTTGGGTTGGAAATGCATCGGCGACAATCATCTCGGCGATTGGGGCACCCAATTTGGCAAACTCATAACAGCAATAAAAAAATGGAACAAAAGACCATTAAAGGACTTATCTGTCTCTGATTTGCAGGAATTATATGTTAGATTTCATACTGAAGCAGAAACCAAGCCAGAGTTTTTAGAAGAATCAAGACAATGGTTTAAAAAACTTGAACAAGGAGATAAAGAAGCCAGACAAATTTGGAAAATATGCGTTAATACAAGCATAAAAGAGTTTGACAAGGTATATGATATTCTCGGCGTAAAAATAGACAAAGTATTGGGAGAAAGTTTTTATGAGGACAAGATGGAAGAAGTGATTGATAATGCCAAAAGAAAAAGCATTACCCAAGAAAGCCAAGGCGCATTGGTAATTATGCTACCTGGGATAAGTGTTCCGCTGATGCTTTTAAAATCAGATGGAGCCACTACCTATGAAACAAGGGATTTGGCAACTATTAAATATAGGTTGAAAAAATGGAAACCAGACCTAATTATCTATGAAGTCGGGGCTGACCAAAAACTTCATTTTGAAAAAGTGTTCAAAACAGCAGAAATGCTTGACTACAAAAAAGGCGTTGAGTTTAAGCATATTGCTCATGGCTTGATTCGCTGGGAAGACCGAAAGTTCTCCACTAGAAAAGGAGACACCATCGGCTTAGAAGAGGTCTTAAACGAAGCAATCAAAAGAGCTGAATACATTATTATGAAACCAAAAGAAGGCGAGAATATCAGCGCTGAACAAAAAGAACAAATTGCCAGACAAGTTGGAATCGGAGCGGTAAAATACAATGATTTGTCCCGCCAACCAGAAAGAGATGTTATATTTGATTTAGACAGAATGGTAACGCTTGATGGCAATTCAGGCCCTTATCTTCAATATACTGCTGTGCGATGCCAAAGCGTTTTAGACAGAGCAGGAAAAATAAACAAAGTGATAAAAGAAATTAAATTAAATTCAGAAGAAAAATCCATTATCCGTCTTTTAAAAATCTTTCCAGAGATTGTAAAAGAAGCAGCTGAAAAATTTTCTCCGAACTTGATTTGCAATTTTGCTTTTGAGTTGGCGCAAAAATATAATATTTTCTATGAGAAGTGCCAGATTTTGAACGCTGACAGCGAACAGCAAAAAGAGCTCCGCCTTGCTATTACAACTGCGACAAGGCAGGTTTTGGAGAATAGCTTAAAATTATTAGGGATAGTTATCCCTGAAAGAATGTAAAATATGGAAATAATTTTTCCCAAAATTGAAGAAAAAATAATAAAGTTTTGGAAAGAAAACCGCATTTTCGAAAAATCCTTGGACAAAAAAGGAGGAGATTTTATTTTTTATGAAGGGCCCCCGACTGCCAACGGAAAGCCGGGCGTGCACCATGTTTTAGCAAGGACATTTAAAGATATAATTTGCCGTTATCAGACAATGAAAGGAAAAAGGGTTTTAAGAAAGGCAGGTTGGGATGTCCACGGCCTTCCGGTTGAGTTGGAAGTTGAAAAACAGCTTGGATTGCAGGACAAAAAGGGAATAGAGGAATACGGTGTAGCGCAATTTAACGAAGAATGTAAAAAATCTGTTTGGAAATATGCCAGCGAATGGAAAGAGCTTACTGAAAGAATTGGTTTTTGGTTGGATTTAGAAGACCCATATGTCACTTCTGACCCTTATTATATGGAAAGCGTTTTTCATATAATTAAAATGGTTTGGGAAAAAGGGTTATTGTATCAGGATTATAAGGTTTTGCCATATTGTCCGCGTTGTGGCACAGGACTTTCATCCCATGAAGTGGCGCAAGGATACAAGAAGATAGCGGAGAAGGCGGTATATGTGAAATTCAAAGCCAAAAGCCAAAAGCCAAAAGCCAAAAATTCATTCAAAATTCAAGATAATACCTATTTGTTGATTTGGACAACAACTCCATGGACCTTGCCAGCAAATGTGGCAATAGCAATTAATCCAAAAATAGATTATGTAAAAGTAAAGAAAGATAACGAATATTTAATTTTAGCCAAAGAAAGACAAGCGGTTTTGGGAGAAAATTTTGAAATCATAGAAGAATTGAAAGGCAAAGATTTAGTCGGATTAAATTATTCTCCGCTGTTTGATGAAAGCGTTGTTTCTATTTCAACAGAGGGAAAAAATATTTATCAGGTCTTGCCAGCGAATTTTGTAACCATAAGCGAAGGCACTGGGTTGGTTCATATCGCCCCTGCTTTTGGTCAGGATGATATGGAGCTTATAAAAAGCCAAAACACAAAACACAAAACACAAAATAGAAAGCAAGATAACGAAAACCGAGAGTTTCCGGTTCTTTTGACAGTTGATGAAAGCGGGAGATTCAAACCAGAAGTAAAAGAGTGGGCAGGAATGTTTGTTAAAGACGCAGACCCATTGATTATTGGATATTTAAAACAAAAAGGGCTTTTATTTAAAGAAGAACTTTATGAGCACGACTATCCGTTTTGTTGGAGGTGCGACACCCCTCTTTTATATTATGCGAAAAAGAGTTGGTTTATAAAGACAACAGAAATTAAGAATAAATTAATAAGCAATAATCAGAAAATTAATTGGATACCTTCTCATATAAAAGACGGAAGATTTGGCGAATGGTTGAATGAGCTTAAGGATTGGGCTATTTCCCGCGAAAGATATTGGGGCACTCCTTTGCCTATTTGGAAATGTCAAGAATGCGACAAAGAAATCGTTATTGGCTCAAGAAATGATTTATTAGAACAAACATTTACTACTAACAAATATTTTGTACTAAGGCACGGAGAGGCCATTTCTAACGCAGAAAATTTCTTTTCTTCTTGGCCTGAAATCAAGGAGGTTCCTTTAACAGATAAAGGAAGGAAAGAGATAGAAAAACAGGCGCCATTAGTGAAGCGTAATAAAATTGATTTGATAATTGCGTCAGATGTTTTAAGGACTTCGCAAACTGCAAAAATAATGGCAGATGCGCTTGGGGTTGAAGTAATATATGACGAACGATTACGCGAAATAGATATTGGCTCATTAAATGGAAAACCAGCACAAGAGGGAGCTAATTATTTTAATCCCAAAAACAAAATAAGCTTTAGCGAAGTTTCTTTGAGAAAGTTCAAACACGGATTTCCGGAAGGAGAAAATTATTTAGATGTTAAGCTAAGGATGCTGGATTTTCTAAATGACATCAATAAAAAATATAAGAATAAAAAGATATTGATAGTCAGCCATGAAATTCCAATTATGATGTTTGAAAGCATTGTCCTTGGCTTGACCGCGAAAGAGTTTGTTGATAGTTGGGATAACCTCTCTGTGAAAACCGGCGAATTTAAAGAATTAGATTTTCGCGCTTTTCCATATAATAAGGAAGGAGAATTGGATTTTCATAAGCCATATATTGATGAAATAAAGTTTGTTTGCCCTAAATGCGGGGAAATAATGCAGAGAACGCCGGAAGTTATTGATTGCTGGTTAGATTCAGGTTCAATGCCGTTTAGTCAAGGGCATTGGCCGTTCGCTCAAGCGCAAAATGCAAAACGCAAAATGCAAAACAACAACATAAAATTCAAAGCGCAAGAATCCCATCCGCCGGAGTTTTTTCCGGCTGATTATATTTCAGAAGCAATAGACCAAACAAGAGGATGGTTTTACACTCTTCTTGCAATTTCCACTTTATTAGGGTTCGGGCCGAGTTATAAAAATGTGGTTGTTTTGGGGCATGTGTTAGACGAAAATGGCCAAAAAATGTCCAAATCCAAGGGCAATGTTGTTGACCCTTGGAAGATTGTGGAGAAATATGGAGCAGATTCTTTAAGATGGTATCTTTATACTGTTAATCAGCCAGGAGACCCGAAATTGTTCAATGAGAAAGATATTGACAGCGCTCTTAAGAAATTTATTCTTACATTATGGAATTGCTATATTTTCTTCCAGACATACAGGCCAAAGGATTTAGATTTAAATTCGAATAAGCCGGACACAAGCAATTTGCTCGATAAATGGATATTGTCTAAACTTAATAATTTAATTACACAAGCAACAGTCAATCTTGATAATTATAACATAACTACTGCAGCGCGCTTAATTGAAAATTTTGTTATAAACGATTTATCATTGTGGTATATCAGGCGGTCTCGTAACCGCTTACAGAGACCTAAAAACCAGAAAGAAGCTGAAGAATGTGCCTCTGTCTTGGCAAATGTTCTTATTGAGATTTGCAAATTAACTGCGCCGTTTATTCCTTTTTTGAGTGAAGAAATTTACCGAGGATTAAAAGGAGAGAATAAAAGTGTTCATTTGGAAGACTGG is drawn from Patescibacteria group bacterium and contains these coding sequences:
- a CDS encoding SIMPL domain-containing protein, translating into MEDTKQFFHNKHPKGIFKAVLVLLLLALTVFVCVEISNKIKIGRYIGQDVVSRNTISVSGTGEVYAKPDLAITSFTVKTEAKTVEGAMSDNTEKMNAVISAMKGAGVEDKDLKTTNFRISPRYEYRTDYSVESLSLPRPQTRVLVGYDVTQSLEVKIRDMAKIGDIIQKAVSAGANQAGGLQFTFDDPDGLKNQAREEAINEAKDKAELLAKQLGVRLSKITNFSEGGYYPPIYYDSAISAKAMSVEESVPQIETGENKISVNVTITYEIN
- the argS gene encoding arginine--tRNA ligase, with the protein product MDKEKLAGLIKKAILIAQKEGKLPDFNIPEILINYSEKQEYGDYNTAIAFSIAKQINQTPEIVAKILADYLAQEEETKSAKAKEGFVNFYFSDKEMQDSLNIILRQKDKYGSSKKGKGKVMVIDYSAPNIAKPFGVGHLRSTIIGQAIYNLYKFLGWKCIGDNHLGDWGTQFGKLITAIKKWNKRPLKDLSVSDLQELYVRFHTEAETKPEFLEESRQWFKKLEQGDKEARQIWKICVNTSIKEFDKVYDILGVKIDKVLGESFYEDKMEEVIDNAKRKSITQESQGALVIMLPGISVPLMLLKSDGATTYETRDLATIKYRLKKWKPDLIIYEVGADQKLHFEKVFKTAEMLDYKKGVEFKHIAHGLIRWEDRKFSTRKGDTIGLEEVLNEAIKRAEYIIMKPKEGENISAEQKEQIARQVGIGAVKYNDLSRQPERDVIFDLDRMVTLDGNSGPYLQYTAVRCQSVLDRAGKINKVIKEIKLNSEEKSIIRLLKIFPEIVKEAAEKFSPNLICNFAFELAQKYNIFYEKCQILNADSEQQKELRLAITTATRQVLENSLKLLGIVIPERM
- a CDS encoding class I tRNA ligase family protein, giving the protein MEIIFPKIEEKIIKFWKENRIFEKSLDKKGGDFIFYEGPPTANGKPGVHHVLARTFKDIICRYQTMKGKRVLRKAGWDVHGLPVELEVEKQLGLQDKKGIEEYGVAQFNEECKKSVWKYASEWKELTERIGFWLDLEDPYVTSDPYYMESVFHIIKMVWEKGLLYQDYKVLPYCPRCGTGLSSHEVAQGYKKIAEKAVYVKFKAKSQKPKAKNSFKIQDNTYLLIWTTTPWTLPANVAIAINPKIDYVKVKKDNEYLILAKERQAVLGENFEIIEELKGKDLVGLNYSPLFDESVVSISTEGKNIYQVLPANFVTISEGTGLVHIAPAFGQDDMELIKSQNTKHKTQNRKQDNENREFPVLLTVDESGRFKPEVKEWAGMFVKDADPLIIGYLKQKGLLFKEELYEHDYPFCWRCDTPLLYYAKKSWFIKTTEIKNKLISNNQKINWIPSHIKDGRFGEWLNELKDWAISRERYWGTPLPIWKCQECDKEIVIGSRNDLLEQTFTTNKYFVLRHGEAISNAENFFSSWPEIKEVPLTDKGRKEIEKQAPLVKRNKIDLIIASDVLRTSQTAKIMADALGVEVIYDERLREIDIGSLNGKPAQEGANYFNPKNKISFSEVSLRKFKHGFPEGENYLDVKLRMLDFLNDINKKYKNKKILIVSHEIPIMMFESIVLGLTAKEFVDSWDNLSVKTGEFKELDFRAFPYNKEGELDFHKPYIDEIKFVCPKCGEIMQRTPEVIDCWLDSGSMPFSQGHWPFAQAQNAKRKMQNNNIKFKAQESHPPEFFPADYISEAIDQTRGWFYTLLAISTLLGFGPSYKNVVVLGHVLDENGQKMSKSKGNVVDPWKIVEKYGADSLRWYLYTVNQPGDPKLFNEKDIDSALKKFILTLWNCYIFFQTYRPKDLDLNSNKPDTSNLLDKWILSKLNNLITQATVNLDNYNITTAARLIENFVINDLSLWYIRRSRNRLQRPKNQKEAEECASVLANVLIEICKLTAPFIPFLSEEIYRGLKGENKSVHLEDWPKLDKTRADEDLEKDMNIVREIVAEGLKMRSDKGIKVRQPLSKLKIKSQKPKIEKDLLELIKDELNVKEVELKDGIISQGNWELEYDFEITEELKSEGIIRDIARQVQDMRKKAGCKPEDKIKIYYSTEGSLSELITHRKQEILSQVVAEDIISSKENKGLKIESISKIDGQELWLGIKL